The Peribacillus sp. FSL P2-0133 genome has a segment encoding these proteins:
- a CDS encoding 1,4-dihydroxy-2-naphthoate polyprenyltransferase: MQTEYDGLPLKRTWKIWWELIRPHTLTAAFVPVLLGTVIALLEDGVNWLLFAAMMIASILIQAATNLFNEYYDFKRGLDTEESVGIGGGIVRHGMTPKLIMNLALGMYAIALIIGIYICAASSWWLAAVGLVCMLVGYLYTGGPLPISYTPFGELFSGLFMGFLIILIAFFIQTGDVSSTAILIAIPSGILVGLINLSNNLRDHDGDKAHGRKTMPVVMGRKNALTFMAIMFAFSYLWIVGLVLTGSVTAWILLAFLSIPKALAAIKGFVGKTQPITMVPAMKATAQTNTFFGLLMAIGLFISYLI, translated from the coding sequence ATGCAAACAGAATACGACGGACTTCCCCTTAAACGGACCTGGAAGATTTGGTGGGAGTTAATTCGTCCACATACACTAACCGCAGCTTTTGTCCCAGTCTTACTTGGAACTGTTATTGCACTTTTGGAAGATGGAGTGAATTGGTTATTATTCGCTGCCATGATGATTGCAAGTATCCTGATTCAAGCTGCAACCAATTTATTCAATGAATACTATGATTTCAAGAGAGGCTTGGATACGGAGGAATCCGTAGGCATTGGCGGCGGGATCGTCCGTCATGGGATGACCCCCAAACTAATCATGAACTTGGCCCTTGGCATGTATGCCATCGCCTTGATAATTGGAATCTATATCTGTGCCGCATCATCTTGGTGGCTTGCTGCAGTAGGACTGGTTTGCATGCTTGTCGGCTATCTTTATACGGGCGGCCCCCTGCCCATTTCATATACACCATTCGGGGAACTTTTTTCTGGATTGTTCATGGGCTTTTTGATAATACTGATCGCCTTTTTCATTCAAACCGGTGATGTTTCTTCAACAGCTATCTTAATTGCCATTCCAAGTGGAATATTGGTCGGATTGATCAACTTATCCAATAACCTACGTGACCATGACGGAGATAAGGCACATGGCCGCAAAACGATGCCGGTAGTCATGGGTCGGAAAAACGCCTTGACATTCATGGCAATCATGTTCGCCTTCTCTTATCTATGGATAGTTGGGCTAGTCCTTACCGGAAGCGTAACGGCGTGGATCCTCCTTGCCTTCCTAAGCATCCCGAAAGCCCTGGCCGCAATCAAAGGCTTCGTAGGTAAAACGCAGCCGATCACGATGGTGCCAGCAATGAAAGCCACGGCACAAACGAACACCTTCTTTGGCTTACTCATGGCCATTGGATTATTCATCAGCTATCTTATATAA
- a CDS encoding MgtC/SapB family protein, whose translation MEWTFDPQSELQILIKLGISALLGLIIGLEREMKRKPVGLKTSLVISIVSCLLTIVSMESAYKFPGSDDVNITMDPLRLAAQIVSGVGFIGAGVILRRDNNSISGLTTAAIIWGAAGIGIAVGAGFFLEAIAGVILLIISVELVPAIVTWLGPKRLRQKEIFLQLVVQNKDDIAIVLKKIKDEKIFIKNLRIKDVANDNHLLTLKVLVDHKVRTSEVYYTVSNLKEIKRVEIENT comes from the coding sequence ATGGAATGGACATTCGACCCTCAATCGGAACTGCAAATCCTTATCAAATTGGGGATTTCAGCTCTCCTTGGACTAATTATCGGACTAGAGCGAGAAATGAAACGAAAACCCGTTGGATTAAAAACAAGCCTGGTCATTTCAATCGTCAGCTGTTTATTAACGATCGTTTCCATGGAATCCGCTTATAAGTTCCCGGGGAGCGACGACGTAAATATCACAATGGACCCCTTGCGTCTAGCGGCTCAGATCGTTTCCGGTGTCGGCTTTATCGGTGCAGGCGTCATTCTCCGGAGGGACAACAACAGCATATCCGGATTAACGACAGCCGCCATCATCTGGGGAGCGGCGGGAATCGGAATCGCCGTTGGAGCAGGATTTTTTCTCGAAGCAATAGCCGGCGTCATCCTATTGATCATTAGTGTCGAATTGGTGCCCGCAATCGTCACCTGGCTCGGACCGAAGAGGTTACGGCAAAAAGAAATCTTTCTGCAGCTGGTCGTACAAAATAAAGATGACATTGCCATTGTACTGAAAAAAATCAAAGACGAAAAAATATTCATCAAAAACCTTAGAATCAAAGATGTGGCAAATGACAACCACCTTTTGACACTTAAAGTTCTGGTCGATCATAAAGTCAGAACATCGGAAGTGTATTACACCGTCTCCAATCTCAAGGAGATTAAAAGGGTAGAGATCGAAAATACATGA
- a CDS encoding DMT family transporter, producing MPKLNPYVALAIGVASVSFSAILVKLATAPSGVIAFYRLLFTVLLMLPVFLVKYRHELKFIKKKDWLYSIAAGVFLAFHFILWFESLNYTSVASSTVLVTLQPLFAFAGAYLFFKERFSMKAILSGVIAIAGSLVISWGDLRISGMALWGDILSLIACALVTGYLLFGQNVRKRISSITYTFVVYAISAVALFLYVIFKGEALAPYPASDWINFVLLAIFPTLLGHSLFNWSLKWLSTSTLSMGILLEPVGATILAYFILDEPILWTQVLGGTIILGGLMMFLKDEKKSKVNKEAQVSV from the coding sequence ATGCCAAAATTGAATCCTTATGTAGCGTTAGCTATCGGTGTGGCGTCCGTATCGTTTTCGGCCATCCTTGTTAAATTGGCGACCGCTCCATCGGGTGTTATCGCCTTTTACCGTTTATTATTTACTGTTCTTCTTATGCTGCCGGTTTTCTTGGTGAAATACCGTCATGAACTTAAATTCATTAAAAAAAAGGATTGGCTGTATTCGATTGCGGCAGGAGTGTTTTTGGCTTTCCATTTTATTTTATGGTTTGAATCGCTTAATTACACATCGGTCGCGAGTTCAACTGTGCTTGTCACCCTCCAGCCTTTATTCGCTTTTGCCGGAGCCTACCTGTTTTTTAAAGAAAGGTTTTCAATGAAGGCGATATTGAGCGGCGTCATTGCGATAGCAGGCAGCCTTGTCATTAGCTGGGGTGATTTGAGAATCAGCGGTATGGCGCTTTGGGGAGATATTCTTTCGCTTATCGCATGTGCGCTGGTAACTGGTTATTTACTGTTTGGTCAAAATGTTCGCAAACGCATCTCTTCTATAACATATACTTTTGTCGTGTACGCAATCAGCGCTGTCGCATTGTTTTTATATGTGATCTTCAAAGGAGAGGCATTGGCGCCTTATCCTGCTTCCGATTGGATCAATTTCGTTTTGCTTGCCATTTTCCCGACTTTATTAGGGCATTCTTTATTCAATTGGTCACTAAAGTGGTTAAGCACTTCGACGCTTTCGATGGGAATTTTACTTGAACCGGTGGGAGCGACAATTCTGGCTTACTTCATATTAGATGAACCGATACTCTGGACGCAGGTCCTTGGAGGTACCATCATATTGGGTGGTTTGATGATGTTCTTAAAGGATGAAAAGAAAAGTAAGGTAAATAAAGAAGCCCAAGTTTCCGTATAA
- a CDS encoding TraR/DksA C4-type zinc finger protein, with protein MATKQQTQKFKKELLQEKNELSNRIQNDEQSVLEKSQTESVGELSAYDNHPADLGTELFEMERNQALDEHAQSEMEKIDEALKAMEEGSYGHCKTCNREIPIERLEAIPSTLYCVEHAPERPLSQDRPVEEEILIPSKGDHFENRHGIKMVDKEDSFGEVAKFGTSETPSDYTGDHDNYNGLYKTEDETNGFPEDYEGFAANDIEGKNRVNITNKKQKEYEVTLEEENIESNLGDIPYKQKDSYINEKK; from the coding sequence ATGGCAACGAAACAACAAACGCAAAAATTCAAAAAAGAACTGCTTCAAGAAAAAAATGAGCTAAGTAATAGAATTCAAAATGATGAACAATCCGTTCTGGAGAAAAGCCAGACCGAATCCGTAGGGGAATTATCAGCCTATGATAATCATCCTGCTGACCTAGGAACCGAACTATTCGAGATGGAACGGAATCAAGCACTCGATGAGCATGCACAATCCGAAATGGAGAAAATCGATGAAGCTTTGAAAGCCATGGAGGAAGGTTCGTATGGACATTGTAAAACCTGCAATAGGGAAATCCCCATCGAGAGGCTTGAAGCGATCCCAAGCACCCTCTACTGTGTCGAGCACGCCCCAGAACGGCCACTTTCACAAGACCGGCCTGTGGAAGAGGAAATACTGATTCCATCCAAGGGTGATCATTTTGAAAATCGTCATGGAATCAAAATGGTGGATAAAGAAGATAGCTTTGGTGAAGTTGCCAAATTCGGTACATCCGAAACACCATCCGATTACACAGGAGATCATGATAATTATAATGGCCTTTATAAAACCGAGGATGAAACGAACGGGTTTCCTGAAGACTATGAAGGATTTGCCGCAAATGATATCGAAGGAAAAAATAGAGTGAATATAACGAACAAAAAGCAAAAGGAATATGAAGTTACACTTGAAGAAGAAAATATAGAATCCAATCTTGGAGACATTCCCTATAAACAAAAAGATAGTTATATCAATGAAAAGAAATGA